One genomic window of Prochlorococcus sp. MIT 0801 includes the following:
- the rseP gene encoding RIP metalloprotease RseP: MNVLLSIAVLGLLIFFHESGHFLAAVLQKIKVSGFSIGFGPALLKKEINGITYSLRTLPLGGFVSFPDEETDSLVQPNDPDLLKNRPIHQRAIVISAGVIANLLLAWIVLIGQASFVGIPNQPEPGVIIMGIQPDEPAFNSGLVAGDRIMSVNGKELGSGKEGIMNLVNIIQNSSGKELLFERVNDGGNETISIIPSENEGNGRIGAQLQPNLPNEVSKATNIREIVYSSNSQFYELLSRTVIGYKSLITNFSSTAQQLSGPVKIVEIGAQLSEQGGSGLVLFSALVSINLAVLNSLPLPLLDGGQLLLLILESIRGKPVPEKIQLAFMQSGFVLLVGLSVVLIIRDTTQLSLVQQFVHR, encoded by the coding sequence ATGAACGTTCTCTTATCCATAGCTGTACTTGGCCTTCTGATTTTTTTTCATGAGTCTGGTCATTTTTTAGCAGCAGTACTTCAAAAAATAAAAGTCAGTGGATTTTCAATTGGTTTTGGACCAGCTCTTTTGAAAAAGGAAATAAATGGGATTACTTATTCACTTAGAACGCTTCCTTTAGGTGGATTCGTTTCTTTTCCTGATGAAGAAACTGATTCACTAGTTCAACCTAATGACCCAGATCTTTTAAAGAATAGACCAATTCACCAAAGAGCAATAGTTATTTCAGCTGGGGTCATTGCAAATTTATTACTTGCATGGATCGTACTTATTGGTCAAGCAAGCTTTGTAGGAATTCCCAATCAACCTGAGCCAGGAGTAATAATCATGGGGATCCAACCAGATGAGCCTGCATTTAATTCGGGATTAGTTGCTGGAGATCGAATAATGAGCGTTAACGGTAAAGAATTAGGCAGCGGTAAAGAAGGGATTATGAATTTAGTCAATATCATTCAAAATTCATCGGGGAAAGAATTACTTTTTGAGAGAGTTAATGATGGAGGAAACGAAACAATTTCGATAATCCCATCTGAAAATGAAGGAAATGGAAGGATAGGAGCTCAATTGCAACCTAATCTTCCTAATGAAGTATCGAAAGCAACAAATATTAGAGAAATAGTTTATAGCTCAAATTCACAATTTTATGAATTACTAAGTCGAACAGTTATTGGTTATAAAAGCTTGATTACTAATTTCTCTTCAACGGCTCAGCAGTTAAGTGGACCAGTCAAAATTGTTGAAATTGGTGCTCAGCTTTCAGAGCAAGGGGGTTCAGGTCTTGTACTCTTTTCTGCTTTGGTTTCAATTAACCTTGCAGTTCTTAACTCGTTACCGTTGCCACTTCTAGATGGAGGACAACTTCTTCTTCTAATTCTCGAAAGTATCAGAGGAAAACCTGTTCCTGAAAAAATTCAATTAGCTTTTATGCAATCAGGCTTTGTTTTACTTGTAGGATTAAGTGTTGTTTTGATAATCCGAGATACTACTCAGCTATCTTTAGTTCAACAGTTTGTTCACAGATAA
- the rpsN gene encoding 30S ribosomal protein S14, with amino-acid sequence MAKKSMIARDVKRKKLVERYAAKRKTLIDAFKSAKDPMERLEIHRKIQALPRNCAPNRMRNRCWATGKPRGVYRDFGLCRNQLRSRAHNGELPGVVKSSW; translated from the coding sequence ATGGCCAAAAAGTCAATGATAGCGCGTGATGTAAAGCGCAAGAAACTAGTAGAACGATACGCAGCGAAGCGTAAAACTCTAATTGATGCTTTCAAATCAGCCAAAGATCCTATGGAAAGATTAGAAATTCATAGAAAAATTCAAGCTTTGCCTAGAAATTGTGCTCCAAATAGAATGAGAAATCGCTGTTGGGCGACAGGGAAGCCGAGAGGAGTATATAGAGATTTTGGACTTTGCAGAAATCAACTTAGATCAAGAGCTCATAACGGAGAATTACCTGGAGTAGTAAAATCCAGTTGGTAA
- a CDS encoding polyribonucleotide nucleotidyltransferase codes for MQGQTKSVSFDGREIKLTTGRFAPQAGGSVLIECGDTSVLVTATTSTGREGVDFLPLMCEYEERLYAAGRIPGSFMRREGRPPERATLISRLIDRPMRPLFPGWMRDDIQIVATCLSLDERVPADVLAVTGASMATLMAGIPFQGPMAAVRVGLLGDDFVLNPSYREIERGDLDLVVAGTPDGVVMVEAGANQLSEQDVIEAIDFGYEAITELINAQKEVLKESGIKQEMPKAPEIDDTISTYLDKNCTKSISEVLKNFDQTKEERDNKIEEIKITISAKIDGLKDDNAVKKSLSLNNKLLENSYKALTKKLMRNQIIKEGKRVDGRDLNEVRAIDADAAVLPNRVHGSALFQRGLTQVLSTATLGTPSDAQEMDDLNPNTDKTYIHHYNFPPYSVGETRPMRTPGRREVGHGALAERALIPVLPAKDTFPYVLRVVSEVLSSNGSTSMASVCGSTLALMDAGVPLKAPVGGAAMGLIKEGKEVRILTDIQGIEDFLGDMDFKVAGTEKGITALQMDMKITGLPIETIGEAINQALPARTHILGKMLEAIETPKDNLSPHAPRLLSFRIDPELIGTVIGPGGRTIKGITERTNTKIDIEDGGIVTIASHDGAAAEEAQRIIEGLTRKVHEGEIFPGSITRIIPIGAFVEILPGKEGMIHISQLSEARVEKVEDVVKVGDQVTVRVREIDNRGRINLTLRGVSQNGGMNNYPEPTPTPVAPLN; via the coding sequence GTGCAAGGTCAGACAAAATCCGTTTCTTTCGATGGTAGAGAGATAAAGCTCACTACAGGGAGGTTTGCTCCACAAGCTGGGGGTTCAGTATTGATTGAGTGTGGGGACACCTCCGTCCTAGTAACTGCAACAACATCGACAGGAAGAGAGGGGGTTGATTTCCTACCCTTAATGTGTGAGTACGAAGAAAGACTATATGCGGCAGGAAGGATTCCAGGGAGTTTCATGCGTCGTGAAGGGCGTCCTCCTGAGAGAGCAACTTTGATTTCACGACTTATTGATCGTCCAATGAGACCTCTTTTCCCTGGTTGGATGAGAGACGATATTCAAATAGTTGCTACATGCCTATCTTTAGATGAGAGAGTTCCAGCAGATGTTTTAGCTGTTACTGGAGCTTCAATGGCAACATTAATGGCAGGTATTCCTTTCCAAGGACCTATGGCTGCTGTTCGCGTTGGGCTCTTAGGCGATGACTTTGTTCTTAATCCAAGTTATAGAGAAATTGAAAGAGGTGATCTTGACCTGGTAGTTGCTGGGACTCCAGATGGTGTAGTGATGGTTGAAGCAGGAGCCAATCAACTTTCAGAACAAGACGTTATTGAAGCCATTGATTTTGGCTACGAAGCCATAACTGAATTAATCAATGCTCAAAAAGAAGTTTTAAAAGAATCCGGAATCAAGCAAGAGATGCCTAAAGCTCCTGAGATTGATGACACAATATCAACCTATTTAGATAAAAACTGTACAAAATCAATTAGTGAAGTCCTAAAAAACTTTGATCAAACAAAAGAAGAGAGAGACAATAAAATTGAAGAAATAAAGATAACTATTTCCGCAAAAATAGATGGCCTAAAAGATGATAATGCTGTAAAAAAATCTCTTTCTTTAAATAACAAACTACTAGAGAATAGTTATAAGGCTTTAACCAAAAAGTTAATGAGAAATCAGATAATCAAAGAAGGAAAAAGGGTCGATGGAAGAGATTTAAATGAAGTAAGAGCAATTGATGCTGATGCGGCAGTTTTACCTAACAGAGTTCATGGATCAGCTTTATTCCAAAGAGGTTTAACTCAAGTACTCTCCACTGCAACATTGGGAACTCCAAGTGATGCTCAGGAAATGGATGATTTAAACCCTAATACTGATAAAACCTACATACATCATTACAACTTCCCACCTTACTCAGTTGGAGAGACTCGACCTATGAGGACTCCGGGCAGAAGAGAAGTTGGTCATGGAGCTTTAGCAGAACGGGCGTTAATACCTGTACTACCGGCAAAAGATACTTTCCCATATGTTTTAAGAGTTGTTAGCGAAGTCTTGAGTTCAAACGGCTCTACTTCTATGGCTTCAGTATGCGGAAGCACCCTTGCACTCATGGATGCGGGAGTCCCCTTAAAAGCCCCAGTAGGGGGGGCAGCCATGGGTTTGATCAAAGAAGGGAAAGAAGTAAGGATACTAACTGACATACAAGGCATTGAAGACTTTCTAGGAGATATGGATTTTAAAGTTGCAGGTACAGAAAAAGGCATTACAGCCTTGCAAATGGATATGAAGATAACTGGACTTCCAATTGAGACAATTGGAGAAGCTATTAATCAAGCACTTCCTGCTAGAACACACATATTAGGAAAAATGCTAGAGGCAATAGAAACGCCAAAAGACAACTTATCTCCTCATGCCCCAAGACTATTAAGCTTTAGAATTGATCCAGAGCTTATAGGAACTGTCATTGGTCCTGGAGGAAGAACAATAAAAGGGATCACAGAGAGAACTAACACAAAAATTGATATAGAAGATGGAGGAATTGTCACTATTGCATCTCATGATGGAGCAGCGGCAGAAGAAGCTCAGAGGATTATTGAAGGTTTGACGAGAAAAGTACATGAGGGAGAAATTTTCCCAGGCTCAATCACAAGAATCATTCCAATTGGTGCCTTTGTTGAAATCCTTCCTGGTAAAGAAGGAATGATCCATATTTCGCAATTATCTGAAGCAAGAGTTGAAAAGGTTGAAGACGTTGTAAAAGTTGGAGATCAAGTAACTGTAAGGGTAAGAGAAATTGATAATCGTGGGCGCATTAATTTAACCTTAAGAGGAGTCTCTCAAAATGGTGGAATGAACAACTACCCTGAGCCAACTCCTACTCCTGTTGCTCCCCTTAATTAA
- a CDS encoding 3'(2'),5'-bisphosphate nucleotidase CysQ — protein sequence MSIDLVVPKEVELPTLLDELRKLSWASADVLMAYARGEEPPYGYPKSLTVEEGGDGPVSAADMAVNELLISGLKDNFTFKQWDILSEETSKEKTFQQNNYKNDWCWILDPLDGTKDFLQGSENYAVHIALAYKQKPKIGIVLIPEKDELWFGIVGIGAWFENRDGTKKHFSFSERVDISKLILVSSKNHQQAKLNNLLSTLCFGETKKIGSVGCKVASILRGEADVYISLSGKTSPKDWDMAAPQALIEAAGGMFSHADGKNLIYQETNYSQSGCLIASHGKSHQEICQKAMEFFSVKEPKYFV from the coding sequence ATGTCTATTGATCTTGTTGTGCCAAAAGAGGTCGAATTGCCGACTTTATTGGATGAGCTTAGAAAGCTTAGCTGGGCTTCCGCTGATGTTTTGATGGCATATGCAAGAGGTGAAGAACCTCCCTATGGCTACCCTAAGTCTTTAACTGTAGAGGAAGGTGGGGACGGCCCAGTATCTGCAGCTGACATGGCAGTGAATGAATTATTGATCTCTGGATTGAAGGATAATTTCACATTCAAACAATGGGATATTTTAAGCGAAGAAACTTCTAAGGAGAAAACTTTTCAGCAGAATAATTATAAAAATGATTGGTGTTGGATTCTTGATCCATTAGATGGGACAAAGGATTTTCTTCAAGGATCTGAAAACTATGCAGTTCATATTGCTTTGGCATACAAACAAAAGCCAAAAATTGGGATAGTTTTGATACCTGAAAAGGATGAATTATGGTTTGGAATTGTTGGCATTGGAGCATGGTTTGAAAATCGTGATGGGACTAAAAAACACTTTTCTTTTAGTGAGAGAGTAGATATCTCGAAATTGATACTAGTTTCAAGTAAAAATCATCAACAAGCAAAACTTAATAACCTTCTGTCAACTTTGTGCTTTGGTGAGACAAAAAAAATAGGCAGTGTCGGTTGTAAAGTTGCTTCGATTTTGAGGGGAGAAGCAGATGTTTATATCTCTCTATCTGGAAAAACTTCACCTAAGGATTGGGACATGGCTGCTCCACAGGCTCTTATCGAGGCGGCTGGTGGTATGTTCTCTCATGCAGATGGAAAAAATTTAATTTACCAAGAAACAAACTATTCTCAATCTGGTTGCTTAATTGCAAGCCATGGAAAATCTCATCAAGAAATTTGCCAAAAAGCTATGGAGTTTTTCTCTGTAAAAGAACCTAAATACTTCGTCTAA
- the rsmI gene encoding 16S rRNA (cytidine(1402)-2'-O)-methyltransferase, which translates to MDLIDEQQHLQQERSEPCPGTLYIVGTPIGNLGDLSPRAKSILKNVSRIACEDTRRSGQLLKIIKSEVPLLSYHKHNFKSRQSQLLGILESGGSLALISDAGLPGINDPGEELVQAARSNSYEVICIPGPCAATTALVISGLPSERFCFEGFLPKKQSLRKKRLEDISQEQRTTVIYESPHQLIKLLEDLSISCGKERPIQIARELTKRYEESIGKTIEEVTNYFITNKPKGEFTIVLGGNNNKQQNKISESEALNQLNALINQGEKSNIAAQKVAEETGYKKKWLYSKLHKRLDK; encoded by the coding sequence ATGGATTTAATTGATGAACAACAACACCTTCAACAAGAAAGATCAGAACCCTGCCCAGGAACTCTTTACATAGTAGGGACGCCAATAGGTAACTTAGGCGATTTATCACCAAGGGCAAAGTCCATACTTAAGAATGTTTCACGAATAGCATGTGAAGATACACGTAGAAGTGGACAATTGTTGAAAATAATAAAATCTGAAGTACCACTACTTAGCTATCACAAACATAATTTCAAAAGTCGTCAATCACAATTACTAGGAATCCTAGAAAGTGGTGGGAGTCTTGCCTTAATTAGTGATGCTGGCTTGCCAGGGATAAATGACCCAGGAGAAGAACTTGTTCAAGCTGCAAGGTCTAATAGTTATGAAGTGATTTGCATACCGGGACCTTGCGCAGCAACTACAGCATTAGTAATAAGTGGATTACCCTCAGAAAGATTTTGCTTTGAAGGATTTCTCCCGAAAAAACAAAGCCTTAGAAAAAAACGTTTGGAAGATATTTCTCAAGAACAAAGAACAACTGTAATCTATGAGTCACCTCATCAATTAATCAAACTTTTAGAGGATTTATCTATTTCATGCGGAAAAGAACGCCCTATTCAAATCGCGAGAGAACTTACAAAAAGATACGAAGAGTCAATAGGAAAGACAATAGAAGAGGTAACAAACTATTTTATTACAAATAAACCAAAAGGAGAATTCACCATAGTACTTGGAGGAAATAATAATAAGCAACAGAATAAAATAAGTGAATCTGAAGCATTAAATCAGCTCAATGCATTAATAAATCAAGGAGAAAAATCTAATATTGCAGCTCAAAAAGTCGCGGAAGAAACAGGATATAAAAAAAAATGGCTTTACTCCAAATTACATAAGAGGCTTGACAAATAA
- a CDS encoding helix-turn-helix domain-containing protein has product MISRRLTKTQKAEILESYRDGDNTNALAEKYHCTPNTINRTVKNLLSESEYTLLKKKRSKISNKKVKLVHNEKVKPKEEDLAQTSSLISFKEKVKEEDQSVKVNEESHKFDVDEIASLDLEDTDEFVEDQYSVSQKIKDYDKDKNHQNFDENFEEIAPLVSGFDFDIQKQESDFEILDYECLPESVYMIVDKKVELELQLISDLPEWSFLPENELQRKAILLFANQRSAKRICSRSQRVIKIPNTSVFKLSKSYLISKGITRLILEDSIIGLDD; this is encoded by the coding sequence ATGATTTCAAGAAGATTGACCAAGACGCAAAAAGCTGAAATCCTTGAGTCTTATAGGGATGGAGATAATACCAATGCCCTAGCAGAAAAATATCATTGCACTCCAAATACTATAAATAGAACAGTCAAAAACCTTTTATCTGAAAGTGAATATACACTCTTAAAGAAAAAAAGATCAAAGATTAGCAATAAAAAAGTGAAATTGGTTCATAATGAAAAGGTTAAACCAAAAGAGGAAGATTTAGCTCAGACTAGCTCGTTAATCTCATTTAAAGAAAAAGTTAAAGAAGAAGATCAATCTGTAAAGGTAAATGAAGAATCTCATAAGTTTGATGTTGATGAAATTGCTTCTTTAGATCTTGAGGATACTGATGAATTTGTAGAAGATCAATATTCGGTTAGTCAAAAAATAAAAGATTATGATAAGGATAAAAATCATCAAAACTTTGATGAAAATTTCGAGGAAATAGCCCCCCTTGTTTCTGGATTTGATTTTGACATACAGAAGCAAGAATCAGATTTTGAGATACTTGATTATGAATGTCTTCCAGAGAGCGTTTATATGATTGTTGATAAGAAAGTCGAGCTAGAATTACAACTTATTTCTGATTTACCAGAATGGAGCTTTTTGCCAGAGAACGAATTGCAAAGAAAAGCAATTTTATTATTTGCCAATCAACGTTCAGCAAAAAGAATATGTTCTAGAAGTCAAAGGGTTATTAAGATCCCAAACACAAGTGTTTTTAAACTTTCAAAGTCATATTTAATCTCAAAGGGTATCACTAGATTAATTCTTGAAGACTCAATAATAGGATTGGATGATTAG
- a CDS encoding glycosyltransferase — MSVFHSLVIPTRNRQDFVVDAVTYYLKYIEDLGEIIIADNSDNKRSIFQALKLFLFDSRLKILPSQNSTLSMKDNWERGVAETKGEWVSIIGDDDIISPDLIFFLRNFLAKFPDSLEYEAFSWRAISFSWMGVDINGRRNPSCIPIDGSKITGLISQNYLENILSWTKPKRTMGCGPSIYHGLWKRSLINKVKDLNNGLLFDAQTVDFDAGYNALLCTEKFVVLERPFSILGSCPKSNSAAGIDYLKKTKAMENWYKEAGSLEGGPKDIYVPNSITLCIYFFNKYWMEKQNYSTKVDISNVLKGLASELESIDPKYFELFRDELINFIKKTELVDYLDEFKPVKRQREEIAWNGYVKGSMLIDPTPFADRILQFADVAFAMLIPWQLVGTNFKVQTDHRVLLN; from the coding sequence ATGAGTGTTTTTCATTCTTTGGTAATTCCTACTCGTAATAGACAAGATTTCGTGGTCGATGCAGTTACATATTACTTAAAATATATTGAGGACTTAGGAGAAATAATTATAGCTGACAATTCAGATAATAAACGTTCAATATTTCAAGCTCTAAAACTTTTTTTGTTTGATAGTAGATTGAAAATTCTTCCATCGCAAAATTCAACTTTATCGATGAAAGATAATTGGGAAAGGGGTGTTGCAGAGACAAAAGGGGAGTGGGTTTCAATTATTGGAGACGATGATATTATTTCACCTGATTTAATTTTTTTTCTTAGGAATTTCCTAGCAAAATTCCCAGATTCATTAGAATATGAAGCATTTTCATGGCGAGCAATAAGTTTTAGTTGGATGGGAGTTGATATTAATGGAAGACGTAATCCATCCTGTATTCCAATCGATGGAAGTAAAATTACAGGGCTTATATCTCAAAATTATTTAGAAAATATATTGAGTTGGACTAAGCCCAAAAGAACAATGGGATGTGGACCAAGTATTTATCATGGACTTTGGAAAAGAAGTTTAATAAACAAGGTTAAGGACTTAAATAATGGTTTGCTATTTGATGCACAAACGGTTGATTTTGATGCGGGTTATAACGCTCTTTTATGTACCGAAAAATTTGTTGTTTTAGAACGTCCCTTTTCAATATTAGGATCTTGTCCTAAATCTAATAGTGCTGCAGGTATAGATTATCTCAAAAAAACTAAAGCCATGGAAAATTGGTATAAAGAGGCTGGTTCATTAGAGGGTGGTCCAAAAGATATATATGTTCCTAATTCAATTACACTATGTATTTATTTTTTTAATAAATACTGGATGGAAAAACAAAATTATTCAACAAAAGTTGATATATCAAATGTTTTAAAAGGTTTGGCTTCTGAATTAGAAAGTATAGATCCTAAATACTTTGAATTATTTAGAGATGAATTAATTAACTTTATTAAAAAGACAGAATTAGTAGATTACTTAGATGAATTTAAACCAGTTAAAAGGCAGAGAGAAGAAATAGCATGGAACGGATACGTTAAAGGTTCGATGCTTATTGATCCAACTCCTTTTGCTGATCGGATACTTCAGTTCGCTGATGTTGCATTCGCAATGTTAATCCCATGGCAATTAGTTGGGACCAACTTTAAAGTTCAAACTGATCATAGAGTCCTTTTGAATTGA
- a CDS encoding methyltransferase domain-containing protein, which translates to MVGFGRKKSKKIENNHSSKISNLKYLEQKALSLHKAGNTEDSKKLYILAINRNSVDPFIYSNLGNIYLSEGKIERAIYFYEKSIKLDKNRYEGYYNLAILYQQTNNLEKASISIQKAYELVNGNSVIAHALINIIGRTNGSGISIDKLNNLLNKILGEKEIDHNSLFIIINNINKEKVRRLLHQSDFSTDINHLISFMKDSVIINSLPKLIFKNAEWEKLLTRIRKEFCKTVSSESINNCKYPSSFLKALAQQCFLNEYIYCYTEDEEEMIDNLISSSKEKAINERVISLIACYYPLIKIINRIPSLLDYETEDNEFNNILNSQIKEPIKEYELSKKIEKFGDISDETSKIVQSQYESNPYPRWNYSVYDKKLEQTSYDLINNQIFPNRINYQKTKNTEILVAGCGTGYHLIQCQKYKGSNITGIDISLTSLSYAKRKLDELNISNIKLIQMDILNLHKLNKKYHIVECCGVLHHMEDLEKGLKSLIDITNEGGFIKLALYSELARKDIVKAKDIISSNNLSSNPEDIRYFRKMIFEDKFKEIKKLLQFQDFYSLSMCRDLCFHAMEHRFSISEIKNIINKFSLEFLGFSLPSELKAKYKEIYPNDRKMINLNNWEDFENKYPNIFISMYQFWVKRS; encoded by the coding sequence ATGGTTGGATTTGGAAGAAAAAAAAGTAAAAAGATAGAGAACAATCATAGTTCAAAAATCAGTAATTTAAAGTATTTAGAACAAAAAGCCCTCAGTCTTCATAAAGCAGGGAATACTGAAGATTCAAAAAAACTCTACATTTTAGCCATTAATAGAAATTCAGTTGATCCATTCATTTATTCAAACCTTGGGAATATCTATCTATCAGAGGGGAAGATCGAAAGAGCAATCTATTTTTATGAAAAATCAATCAAACTAGATAAAAATAGATATGAAGGATATTATAATCTAGCCATTTTATATCAACAAACTAATAACTTAGAGAAGGCATCAATTAGTATTCAAAAGGCTTATGAGCTTGTTAATGGAAATAGTGTTATTGCTCATGCTTTAATAAATATAATAGGAAGAACAAACGGGAGTGGCATATCAATTGATAAATTAAATAATTTATTAAATAAAATTCTTGGAGAAAAAGAAATAGATCATAATAGCTTATTTATTATAATAAATAATATAAATAAAGAAAAAGTCAGACGCCTTCTTCATCAATCAGATTTTTCAACAGATATCAACCACTTAATAAGTTTTATGAAAGATAGTGTAATTATAAATTCTTTACCAAAGCTAATATTCAAGAATGCAGAATGGGAAAAACTTTTAACAAGGATTAGGAAAGAATTTTGTAAAACTGTTAGTTCAGAATCAATCAATAATTGTAAATATCCCTCTTCATTTCTTAAAGCACTTGCACAGCAGTGTTTTTTAAATGAATATATTTATTGCTATACTGAGGATGAAGAAGAGATGATTGATAATTTAATCTCTTCATCTAAAGAAAAGGCAATAAATGAAAGAGTAATTTCACTTATTGCCTGCTATTACCCATTAATAAAGATTATTAATAGAATACCTTCTTTATTAGATTACGAAACAGAAGATAATGAATTTAATAATATTTTAAATTCCCAAATTAAAGAGCCAATAAAGGAATACGAACTATCAAAGAAAATAGAAAAGTTCGGGGATATTTCTGATGAGACTTCAAAAATAGTACAATCACAATATGAGTCCAACCCTTACCCTAGGTGGAATTATTCAGTATATGATAAAAAACTAGAACAAACGAGCTATGACTTAATAAATAATCAAATATTCCCAAATAGAATTAATTATCAAAAAACTAAAAATACGGAGATACTTGTAGCAGGGTGTGGGACAGGATATCACTTAATCCAATGTCAAAAATATAAAGGGTCAAATATAACCGGTATAGATATTAGTTTAACTAGTTTATCATACGCAAAAAGAAAACTCGATGAGCTAAACATTAGCAATATAAAATTAATTCAAATGGATATTTTAAATCTACATAAACTAAATAAAAAATACCATATTGTTGAATGCTGTGGTGTACTTCATCATATGGAAGATCTTGAAAAAGGATTAAAATCTTTAATTGATATTACTAATGAAGGTGGTTTTATAAAATTAGCTTTATATAGTGAATTAGCAAGAAAGGATATAGTCAAAGCAAAAGATATAATTTCTTCAAATAATCTTTCTTCTAATCCTGAAGATATTAGATATTTCCGAAAAATGATCTTTGAAGACAAGTTTAAAGAAATAAAAAAATTACTACAATTCCAGGATTTTTACTCTCTTTCAATGTGTAGAGATCTCTGCTTTCATGCAATGGAGCATAGATTTAGTATTTCCGAAATCAAAAATATAATTAATAAATTCTCTCTTGAATTCCTAGGGTTTAGTTTACCTTCTGAACTAAAAGCCAAATACAAAGAAATTTATCCAAATGATAGAAAAATGATAAATCTAAACAACTGGGAAGATTTTGAAAATAAATATCCAAATATTTTTATCTCTATGTACCAGTTCTGGGTTAAACGTAGTTAA
- a CDS encoding DUF2214 family protein, whose amino-acid sequence MLLGLVFPADLLQSASVAYIHYLSFMLCFGALVFERISLKINPNRKEAISMVVADIIYGVAGIALLVSGIYRVIKFGQGSEFYTENPIFWTKIIVFALVGSLSLYPTITYVLWAIPLRKGNLPQVTENLVSRLRLIINIELIGFASIPFLATLMARGIGLIQN is encoded by the coding sequence ATTTTGCTAGGACTAGTTTTTCCAGCTGATTTATTGCAGTCTGCTTCTGTTGCGTATATTCATTATTTGAGCTTTATGCTTTGTTTTGGAGCATTGGTATTTGAACGTATCTCATTAAAGATTAATCCAAATAGGAAAGAAGCAATATCTATGGTTGTTGCAGATATTATTTATGGAGTTGCTGGGATTGCTCTTTTGGTAAGTGGGATTTATAGAGTTATAAAGTTTGGACAGGGCTCTGAATTTTATACAGAAAATCCTATCTTTTGGACTAAAATAATAGTCTTTGCTTTAGTCGGTTCTTTATCTCTTTATCCGACAATTACATACGTCTTATGGGCAATCCCTCTTAGAAAGGGGAATCTTCCTCAAGTAACCGAGAATCTGGTTTCAAGATTAAGATTAATAATTAATATTGAACTAATTGGTTTTGCTTCGATACCTTTTTTAGCAACACTTATGGCTAGGGGAATAGGATTAATTCAGAATTAA
- the lexA gene encoding transcriptional repressor LexA: protein MPEEALTIAQQELYDWLVDFIGDHHHSPSIRQMMQAMGLRSPAPIQSRLRHLQQKGWIKWQEGQARTLQLIEENISGVPVLGSIAAGGLVETFDDVQETLDLNSVLQLKGLFALTVNGDSMIDSFIADGDMVLMEPVNDPARLRNGTIVSAMVPGLGTTLKHFFRDGSLVRLEAANTSYEPIEIDAEQVHVQGKLAAVWRKT from the coding sequence ATGCCAGAAGAAGCTCTCACTATTGCACAGCAAGAACTCTATGACTGGCTTGTAGATTTTATTGGAGATCATCATCACAGCCCTTCAATTAGGCAAATGATGCAAGCCATGGGATTGAGATCTCCCGCGCCAATCCAAAGCCGTTTAAGACATTTACAGCAAAAAGGGTGGATAAAATGGCAAGAAGGGCAGGCAAGAACACTCCAATTAATAGAGGAGAACATCTCAGGTGTTCCTGTTTTGGGATCGATCGCTGCAGGTGGGTTGGTTGAAACTTTTGATGATGTGCAGGAAACTCTAGACTTAAATTCAGTTCTTCAATTAAAGGGACTTTTTGCCTTGACGGTAAATGGAGATTCAATGATTGATTCTTTTATTGCAGACGGAGATATGGTTTTAATGGAGCCTGTGAATGATCCAGCTCGTCTGAGAAACGGCACTATAGTTAGCGCTATGGTTCCGGGACTGGGTACTACTTTGAAACATTTTTTTCGTGATGGAAGTTTAGTTCGTTTAGAGGCCGCTAATACATCTTATGAACCTATAGAAATTGATGCTGAACAAGTACATGTTCAGGGAAAATTAGCAGCTGTGTGGAGGAAAACTTAA